The following are from one region of the Streptomyces rubrogriseus genome:
- a CDS encoding SpoIIE family protein phosphatase: MVCPDPPAAVSRRFSDGPASVAAARRFVRGALDGAARDLVDTAQLLVSELVTNAVLHARTEVEVSVARLEGRVRVRVGDRRPGRGLVPQRCSPYAGTGQGLALVEQLASRFGADSGDGGKTVWFELWHDGPAPPSAGWETAAPPRPAERTVTLVDMPTALESACRQHRHAVLRELTLAASAGDLLGVPPEDLVAANDVNNVISAGVSAALEAPAPESGLRALPLPLSADALPAVRALRRVLDLAEARAGEERLLTLPALPRGRAFQNWLFDEIAGQLAGDRPTAWTVVPRAPEVSSAELVPWDVGQVRASRMPTVAADEGNRIVATNGAAADLLGWEPDQLVGRRLTTLIPEHLRERHTAAFTSMLLTGRTRIVGRSVPLPALHRDGRLIPVRLYIQTQETADGRTVFVAQLVPRATTFLDGPRTPGRIREAAVGEPDGGRSPTVPPTGIRTPGARGGMSALDRLTLLAELGAQLNNTLELDEGLQRAGRLLTRRLADWCVVDLFTADARVDRACVVHRDPRALRPGAYEGMLPGLSEESRGPLARVLRGAGPLLLSGAPQPGQTGSALDRAYADLFRELGAGSAVVAPLRARRKIFGALTLARAPRGRPFTEEDLTLVDDLVHSLALGVDNARLYQDTRSIAERLQRSLLPVLPKVEGLRLAARYAASSTTAQVGGDWYDSFVLPGGNTALVIGDVTGHDLDAAIAMSQLRSMLRGIAVDREEPPAEVLRRLDLANHSLHREATGTCVYGLIKGPPEGPWELTHSSAGHLPPLLTTRDGRTRYLDSGAGLLLGMDPHASRGTARDALPAHSTLLLYTDGLVERRDEALDEALDRLRRHAADLAREPLDTFCDELLIGLGADSADDIAVLAVRPSPP; this comes from the coding sequence ATGGTTTGCCCCGATCCGCCGGCGGCGGTGTCACGGCGTTTCTCCGACGGGCCGGCAAGCGTGGCGGCGGCCCGCCGGTTCGTGCGCGGCGCGCTGGACGGTGCCGCCCGTGACCTGGTGGACACGGCCCAGCTCCTGGTCAGCGAGCTGGTCACCAACGCGGTGCTGCACGCGCGCACCGAGGTCGAGGTGAGCGTGGCGCGTCTGGAGGGCCGGGTGCGCGTACGGGTCGGGGACCGGCGGCCGGGCCGTGGCCTCGTACCGCAGCGCTGCTCGCCGTACGCCGGTACGGGGCAGGGTCTCGCACTGGTGGAGCAGCTGGCCTCGCGGTTCGGGGCGGACAGTGGCGACGGGGGCAAGACGGTGTGGTTCGAGCTGTGGCACGACGGTCCGGCGCCGCCGTCGGCCGGGTGGGAGACCGCCGCGCCGCCGCGGCCCGCCGAACGGACCGTGACGCTGGTCGACATGCCGACCGCCCTGGAGTCCGCGTGCCGCCAGCACCGGCACGCGGTGCTGCGCGAGCTGACCCTCGCCGCGTCCGCGGGAGACCTCCTCGGGGTGCCGCCCGAGGACCTCGTCGCGGCCAACGACGTCAACAACGTGATCAGCGCCGGTGTGTCGGCCGCGCTGGAGGCACCGGCCCCCGAGTCCGGTCTGCGCGCCCTGCCCCTCCCGCTGTCGGCCGACGCCCTGCCGGCGGTGCGGGCACTGCGCCGCGTACTGGACCTGGCCGAGGCGCGCGCCGGGGAGGAGCGGCTGCTCACGCTTCCGGCCCTGCCCCGCGGCCGGGCCTTCCAGAACTGGCTCTTCGACGAGATCGCCGGGCAGTTGGCCGGGGACCGGCCCACCGCGTGGACCGTGGTCCCCCGCGCGCCGGAGGTCAGCTCCGCCGAACTCGTCCCGTGGGACGTCGGCCAGGTGCGGGCCAGCAGGATGCCGACCGTCGCCGCCGACGAGGGCAACCGGATCGTGGCGACCAACGGGGCCGCGGCGGACCTGCTGGGCTGGGAGCCGGACCAGCTCGTCGGACGCCGTCTCACCACCCTCATCCCCGAACACCTGCGCGAGCGGCACACGGCGGCGTTCACCTCGATGCTGCTCACCGGCCGCACCCGCATCGTGGGGCGCTCGGTGCCGCTTCCGGCGCTGCACCGTGACGGCCGGCTCATCCCGGTGCGGCTGTACATCCAGACGCAGGAGACGGCCGACGGCCGCACCGTCTTCGTCGCACAGCTCGTCCCGAGGGCGACGACGTTCCTCGACGGACCGAGGACTCCCGGCAGGATCCGGGAGGCGGCGGTCGGGGAGCCGGACGGGGGCCGGTCGCCCACCGTGCCGCCGACGGGGATCAGGACGCCCGGTGCCCGGGGCGGTATGTCGGCGCTGGACCGGCTCACCCTCCTGGCCGAGCTGGGGGCGCAGCTCAACAACACCCTGGAGCTGGACGAGGGCCTCCAGCGCGCCGGCCGGCTGCTGACGCGGCGGCTGGCCGACTGGTGCGTGGTGGACCTGTTCACCGCCGACGCCCGGGTGGACCGGGCGTGTGTCGTCCACCGCGATCCCCGGGCCCTGCGCCCGGGGGCGTACGAGGGCATGCTCCCCGGGCTCTCCGAGGAATCGCGCGGCCCGCTGGCCCGGGTGCTGCGCGGCGCCGGGCCCCTCCTGCTCTCCGGCGCCCCGCAGCCGGGGCAGACCGGGAGCGCGCTGGACCGGGCCTATGCCGACCTGTTCCGGGAGTTGGGGGCGGGCAGCGCCGTCGTCGCCCCGCTGCGGGCCCGCCGCAAGATCTTCGGTGCCCTGACCCTCGCCCGCGCGCCCCGCGGGCGGCCGTTCACCGAGGAGGACCTGACGCTGGTCGACGACCTGGTGCACAGCCTCGCGCTCGGGGTGGACAACGCCCGCCTGTACCAGGACACCCGCTCCATCGCCGAACGGCTCCAGCGCTCGCTGCTGCCGGTGCTGCCGAAGGTCGAGGGCCTGCGTCTGGCCGCCCGGTACGCCGCCTCCTCGACCACCGCGCAGGTCGGCGGGGACTGGTACGACAGCTTCGTCCTGCCCGGCGGGAACACCGCGCTGGTCATCGGCGACGTCACGGGGCACGACCTCGACGCGGCCATCGCGATGAGCCAGTTGCGCAGCATGCTGCGCGGCATCGCCGTGGACCGCGAGGAGCCGCCCGCGGAGGTACTGCGCCGGCTGGACCTGGCGAACCACAGTCTCCATCGGGAGGCGACCGGCACCTGCGTCTACGGCCTGATCAAGGGTCCCCCCGAGGGCCCCTGGGAGCTGACGCACTCCTCGGCCGGCCATCTGCCGCCGCTGCTCACCACCCGGGACGGCCGGACCCGCTACCTCGACAGCGGTGCCGGGCTGCTGCTCGGCATGGACCCCCACGCGTCCCGCGGCACGGCCCGTGACGCGCTGCCGGCCCACTCGACGCTGCTGCTGTACACGGACGGCCTCGTCGAGCGCCGCGACGAAGCCCTCGACGAGGCCCTCGACCGGCTGCGCCGGCACGCCGCCGACCTGGCCCGCGAGCCCCTCGACACGTTCTGCGACGAGCTGCTGATCGGCCTGGGGGCGGACAGCGCGGACGACATCGCGGTCCTCGCCGTCCGGCCCTCGCCGCCCTGA
- the melA gene encoding alpha-glucosidase/alpha-galactosidase: MSTAHPSAPKITFVGAGSVVFTQGLLADLFAFDELKSAHIALHDIDAERLATARAAAEYIAAERGARPRVTAHADRREALVGADFVINIVQVGMGEATRTDFEVPARYGLRQTIGDTLGVGGIFRALRTFPLLKALGEDIAEVCPDAWLLNYTNPMAMNVQYLAEATGLTRVVGLCHSVYWTVQGLCELLKVPYEEVTYQAAGVNHQAWVLRLEHGGEDLHPRLDALIAEDPQLRRRVRMDMYRRLGHYPTETSEHSSEYVPWYLHHDSEVERLRLPVGAYLGIVDENVAEYERTRDALACGAPLTVEGTMEYAPQIIHSMVTGTPRTVYGNVPNHGLIENLPARGTVEVPCLVDSAGLQPTRVGALPPQLAALNRAYLSTTDLVVRAATEDDPRHIRHAAMADPATAATLRVEEIWQLCDDMVRAHGDRLQPGLRGVLAP; the protein is encoded by the coding sequence ATGAGCACCGCCCACCCGTCCGCACCCAAGATCACCTTCGTCGGAGCCGGCAGCGTCGTCTTCACCCAGGGTCTGCTCGCCGACCTCTTCGCCTTCGACGAGCTGAAGTCCGCGCACATCGCGCTGCACGACATCGACGCGGAGCGCCTGGCCACCGCGCGGGCCGCCGCCGAGTACATCGCCGCCGAACGCGGCGCCCGGCCCCGGGTCACCGCGCACGCCGACCGCCGCGAGGCCCTGGTCGGCGCCGACTTCGTCATCAACATCGTGCAGGTCGGCATGGGCGAGGCGACCCGTACCGACTTCGAGGTCCCGGCCCGGTACGGGCTGCGCCAGACCATCGGCGACACCCTCGGCGTCGGCGGCATCTTCCGGGCCCTGCGCACCTTCCCGCTGCTCAAGGCGCTCGGCGAGGACATCGCCGAGGTCTGCCCGGACGCCTGGTTGCTCAACTACACCAACCCGATGGCGATGAACGTCCAGTACCTCGCCGAGGCGACCGGCCTGACGCGCGTGGTGGGACTGTGCCACTCCGTGTACTGGACGGTCCAGGGCCTGTGCGAGCTGCTGAAGGTCCCGTACGAGGAGGTCACCTACCAAGCCGCGGGCGTCAACCACCAGGCGTGGGTGCTGCGTCTGGAGCACGGGGGCGAGGATCTCCACCCGCGCCTGGACGCGCTGATCGCCGAGGACCCGCAGCTGCGGCGCCGGGTCCGCATGGACATGTACCGGCGGCTCGGTCACTACCCGACGGAGACCAGCGAGCACTCCTCCGAGTACGTGCCCTGGTACCTGCACCACGACAGCGAGGTCGAGCGGCTGCGGCTGCCCGTCGGTGCCTATCTGGGCATCGTGGACGAGAACGTGGCCGAGTACGAGCGGACCCGCGACGCGCTGGCGTGCGGCGCGCCGCTCACCGTCGAGGGCACCATGGAGTACGCGCCGCAGATCATCCACAGCATGGTGACCGGCACGCCCCGCACGGTCTACGGCAACGTGCCGAACCACGGTCTGATCGAGAACCTGCCCGCCCGGGGCACCGTCGAGGTGCCGTGCCTGGTCGACTCCGCGGGCCTCCAGCCCACCCGCGTCGGTGCGCTGCCCCCGCAGCTCGCCGCCCTCAACCGGGCCTACCTCAGCACCACCGACCTGGTGGTGCGGGCGGCGACGGAGGACGACCCGCGGCACATCAGGCACGCGGCGATGGCCGACCCGGCGACGGCGGCCACCTTGCGGGTCGAGGAGATCTGGCAGCTGTGCGACGACATGGTCCGGGCCCATGGGGACCGGCTGCAGCCGGGGCTGCGAGGCGTACTCGCCCCCTGA
- a CDS encoding carbohydrate ABC transporter permease: MTATTTRPATANAVATRPAAVRRRPRLPFSPWHLLLAPLALVFAVPLVWLVLSSVMSNAEINRFPPALWPSGVDLGGYRYVLGNAMFPRWFVNSLIVSAVTVAANLVFGSLAGYAFARMRFAGSRVLMGLMLATMAVPFQLTMIPTFLVMKKLGLIDTLGALIVPSLVTPFAVFLLRQFFLSLPRELEEAAWIDGCSRLRVLWRIVLPLSRPALATVAVLTFLTTWNDLTWPLIAINHDTQYTLQLGLTTFQGQHHTQWAAVMAGNVITVLPVLLAFLGAQKTFIQSITSSGLKG, from the coding sequence ATGACGGCGACCACCACCCGGCCGGCCACCGCGAACGCCGTGGCGACCCGCCCGGCCGCCGTACGGCGCCGCCCGCGGCTCCCGTTCAGTCCCTGGCACCTGCTACTGGCACCGCTCGCCCTCGTCTTCGCCGTGCCGCTGGTGTGGCTGGTGCTCAGCTCCGTGATGAGCAACGCGGAGATCAACCGGTTCCCGCCGGCCCTGTGGCCGTCCGGCGTCGACCTCGGCGGCTACCGGTACGTGCTGGGCAACGCGATGTTCCCCCGCTGGTTCGTCAACTCGCTGATCGTCTCCGCCGTCACCGTCGCCGCGAACCTGGTCTTCGGGTCGCTCGCCGGGTACGCCTTCGCCCGGATGCGGTTCGCGGGCTCCAGGGTGCTGATGGGGCTGATGCTGGCCACCATGGCGGTGCCGTTCCAGCTGACCATGATCCCGACGTTCCTGGTGATGAAGAAGCTGGGTCTCATCGACACCCTGGGCGCGCTGATCGTGCCGTCACTGGTCACGCCGTTCGCGGTGTTCCTGCTGCGGCAGTTCTTCCTCTCACTGCCCAGGGAGCTGGAGGAGGCCGCCTGGATCGACGGCTGCTCCCGGCTGCGGGTGCTGTGGCGGATCGTGCTGCCGCTGTCCCGTCCGGCGCTGGCCACGGTGGCCGTGCTGACCTTCCTGACCACGTGGAACGACCTGACCTGGCCGCTGATCGCCATCAACCACGACACGCAGTACACGCTGCAACTGGGCCTGACCACGTTCCAGGGGCAGCACCACACCCAGTGGGCGGCCGTGATGGCGGGCAACGTCATCACCGTGCTGCCGGTCCTGCTCGCCTTCCTCGGCGCGCAGAAGACCTTCATCCAGTCGATCACCTCCAGCGGACTCAAGGGCTGA
- a CDS encoding carbohydrate ABC transporter permease translates to MPRLPRPITVVGPPPDPRPLRRKRRRETGTAWAFVSPAVLIVLGLSIVPVIWSLLLSFQASDLVTPSRWVGLDNYRALAQDPNFSQAVRNTLLYTVLYVPLSLLFGLALAMVLNRRIRFVGLYRTLIFVPFVLSATAQGVLFSFILDPEFGAANSVLHRLGVSSQGFLSDPSQALLVLVAITLWSGTGFCVVVYLAALQDVPQSLIEAARLDGAGRRHLLRHVTMPTLTPVTVFLVLWQAIQSLQVFDLVYVTTKGGPLGSTTVIVYFIWEQAFKNATAGYGASAAYVLAVALGLVAGAVRIVRRRGRHRLEGARS, encoded by the coding sequence ATGCCGCGCCTCCCCCGCCCCATCACCGTCGTGGGTCCGCCGCCGGACCCACGGCCACTGCGCCGCAAGCGCCGCCGCGAGACCGGCACCGCCTGGGCGTTCGTCTCACCGGCGGTCCTGATCGTCCTCGGCCTGAGCATCGTCCCGGTGATCTGGTCGCTGCTGCTGTCCTTCCAGGCCAGCGACCTGGTGACGCCCAGCCGCTGGGTGGGCCTGGACAACTACCGCGCCCTCGCCCAGGACCCGAACTTCAGCCAGGCGGTCCGCAACACCCTGCTCTACACGGTGCTGTACGTGCCGCTGAGCCTGCTGTTCGGCCTGGCCCTCGCCATGGTCCTGAACCGGCGCATCCGCTTCGTCGGTCTCTACCGCACCCTGATCTTCGTGCCGTTCGTGCTGTCGGCGACCGCGCAGGGGGTGCTGTTCTCGTTCATCCTGGACCCGGAGTTCGGCGCCGCCAACTCGGTGCTGCACCGCCTCGGCGTCTCGTCGCAGGGCTTCCTGTCCGACCCCTCCCAGGCGCTGCTGGTGCTGGTGGCGATCACGCTGTGGAGCGGCACCGGGTTCTGTGTCGTGGTCTACCTCGCCGCCCTCCAGGACGTGCCGCAGTCCCTGATCGAGGCGGCCCGCCTGGACGGCGCCGGACGCCGGCACCTGCTGCGCCACGTCACGATGCCCACGCTCACCCCGGTCACCGTCTTCCTGGTGCTGTGGCAGGCCATCCAGTCCCTCCAGGTCTTCGACCTGGTGTACGTCACCACCAAGGGCGGTCCGCTCGGCTCGACCACGGTGATCGTCTACTTCATCTGGGAGCAGGCCTTCAAGAACGCCACGGCGGGATACGGGGCCTCGGCCGCCTACGTCCTGGCCGTCGCGCTCGGTCTGGTCGCCGGGGCCGTCCGCATCGTCCGGCGTCGGGGACGCCACCGTCTCGAAGGGGCCCGATCATGA
- a CDS encoding extracellular solute-binding protein, whose protein sequence is MDAVRRAARPSRRGVLRAGGGAALAAAAGTAVTGCGAGTDDGVAADGTVTVEMWHGQADTAKKVLEGLVADFERAHPKIRVKLGGGVLSDVMLQKVTAALAAGSYPDIAYIFGSDLARVARSPQVVDLTDMVGSGPVPWKNYWAASRDAVTLNGRVRAAPAVLDSLAVVCNRKLFREAGLPLPKAGWTWQDFVSSARALTESGRGRFGTGWPGTGDEDTVWRLWPLIWDLGGDVVDDDGKGIGFADTGARALEVVADLARDKSVYVDPKPGSEQMYQVFQSGRMGMVVTGPWQLPDIETAGIDYHVVPLPSFSGRPVTISGPDTWTVFDNGEARSKAARTFLTWLARPEQDVRWDIEAGSLPLSRRTEALPAWRDKVARTEGLNVFTTALETARVRPVHPAYPEVSQALGQAIVAVLLGRSSPKKALRACADEANAALLIPR, encoded by the coding sequence ATGGATGCGGTCCGACGTGCCGCGCGCCCCTCGCGCCGGGGTGTGCTGCGGGCCGGCGGCGGTGCCGCCCTCGCGGCGGCCGCGGGCACCGCGGTGACCGGCTGCGGGGCGGGTACGGACGACGGCGTCGCGGCCGACGGCACGGTCACCGTCGAGATGTGGCACGGCCAGGCGGACACGGCGAAGAAGGTCCTGGAAGGGCTCGTCGCCGACTTCGAGCGGGCCCACCCGAAGATCAGGGTGAAGCTGGGCGGCGGTGTGCTGTCCGACGTGATGCTGCAGAAGGTGACGGCCGCCCTCGCCGCCGGTTCCTACCCCGACATCGCCTACATCTTCGGGTCGGACCTGGCCCGGGTCGCCCGCAGCCCGCAGGTGGTGGACCTGACCGACATGGTCGGGTCGGGACCCGTGCCGTGGAAGAACTACTGGGCGGCCTCCAGAGACGCCGTCACGCTCAACGGCAGGGTCAGGGCCGCCCCCGCGGTGCTCGACTCGCTCGCCGTGGTCTGCAACCGGAAGCTGTTCCGCGAGGCCGGTCTGCCGCTGCCGAAGGCGGGCTGGACCTGGCAGGACTTCGTCTCCTCGGCCCGCGCGCTCACCGAGTCGGGCCGGGGCCGGTTCGGCACCGGCTGGCCGGGCACGGGCGACGAGGACACCGTGTGGCGGCTGTGGCCGCTGATCTGGGACCTGGGCGGGGACGTCGTCGACGACGACGGCAAGGGCATCGGCTTCGCCGACACCGGCGCCCGGGCGCTGGAGGTGGTGGCCGACCTGGCCCGGGACAAGAGCGTGTACGTCGACCCCAAGCCCGGCAGCGAGCAGATGTACCAGGTGTTCCAGTCCGGCCGCATGGGCATGGTGGTCACCGGGCCGTGGCAGCTGCCCGACATCGAGACCGCCGGGATCGACTACCACGTCGTTCCCCTGCCCTCCTTCAGCGGACGCCCGGTCACCATCTCGGGGCCGGACACCTGGACGGTGTTCGACAACGGCGAGGCCCGGTCGAAGGCCGCCCGGACCTTCCTGACCTGGCTGGCCCGGCCCGAGCAGGACGTGCGCTGGGACATCGAGGCCGGCAGCCTCCCGCTCAGCCGCCGCACCGAGGCCCTGCCCGCCTGGCGGGACAAGGTCGCCCGCACCGAGGGCCTGAACGTGTTCACCACGGCGTTGGAGACGGCGCGGGTGCGCCCCGTCCACCCGGCGTACCCGGAGGTCTCGCAGGCGCTGGGGCAGGCGATCGTCGCCGTGCTCCTGGGGCGCAGCAGTCCGAAGAAGGCGCTGCGTGCCTGCGCCGACGAAGCCAACGCCGCCCTGCTCATTCCGCGTTGA
- a CDS encoding endo alpha-1,4 polygalactosaminidase: protein MSRTQVHTPRKPVLAGIGATAVLVTAAALVPGSTPAEAATYTPPPAHAGFDYQIGGAYTPPAGVEVVSRDHTASPAPGVYNICYVNAFQAQPGAEQDWDDDLLLRDANGDVVYDTDWDEAFLDIRTADKRERIAEQVGTWIDGCADKGFQAVEPDNYDSYTRAGDLLDAADAQGLIKLLAERAHSDGLAIGQKNTVELAPNREANGLDFAVAEECGEWDECGDYTAEFGDRVIVVEYTAKGLSKACAGFGDELSIVRRDLDVSPKGSSGYVRETC from the coding sequence ATGAGCCGTACACAGGTGCACACCCCCAGGAAGCCGGTACTGGCCGGCATAGGTGCCACCGCCGTCCTCGTCACCGCCGCGGCACTCGTGCCGGGCAGCACCCCGGCCGAGGCGGCCACCTACACCCCGCCACCCGCCCACGCGGGCTTCGACTACCAGATCGGCGGCGCCTACACCCCGCCGGCCGGTGTGGAGGTGGTCAGCCGCGACCACACGGCCTCCCCCGCGCCGGGCGTGTACAACATCTGCTACGTCAACGCCTTCCAGGCCCAGCCCGGCGCCGAGCAGGACTGGGACGACGACCTGCTGCTGCGCGACGCGAACGGCGACGTCGTCTACGACACCGACTGGGACGAGGCGTTCCTCGACATCCGCACCGCCGACAAGCGCGAGCGCATCGCCGAGCAGGTCGGCACCTGGATCGACGGCTGCGCGGACAAGGGCTTCCAGGCCGTCGAGCCGGACAACTACGACAGCTACACCCGCGCGGGCGACCTGCTGGACGCCGCCGACGCGCAGGGCCTGATCAAGCTGCTGGCCGAGCGCGCGCACTCCGACGGGCTGGCCATCGGGCAGAAGAACACCGTCGAACTGGCCCCGAACCGGGAGGCGAACGGGCTGGACTTCGCGGTCGCCGAGGAGTGCGGCGAGTGGGACGAGTGCGGCGACTACACGGCCGAGTTCGGCGACCGGGTGATCGTCGTCGAGTACACCGCCAAGGGCCTGTCGAAGGCGTGCGCGGGTTTCGGCGACGAGCTGAGCATCGTCCGGCGCGACCTGGACGTGTCGCCGAAGGGCAGCAGCGGCTACGTCCGTGAGACCTGCTGA
- a CDS encoding cellulose binding domain-containing protein: protein MRNRPTAGRARLALALSVLLGGGALTALPAQAAPAAPAAPAAPADPADPADPAADGLTVQYRTSASGATADQTEPWFKVRNTGSSTVRLSQVRIRYYFKADSPNASYRFACSWAVRGCAAVTGTFGTLGNPTATADRYLEIGFTSAAGTLAPGADTGDLQLRFYQGNWQPLRQSDDYSFGGGQTSYATWDKVTAQLAGATVWGTAPEGNDPTDPTDPTDPTDPPGGGQTLFDDFDYSSHTDPAIAAHGWSVRSNSGGPGVPGATWDPSKVTFVSAGGNSVMNLETSTAGTGASTTQTEVLTKSTKFKDGTYAARVKFADTPRSGPDGDHLVQTFFTINDLKAPMADDYAEYDFEYLPNGGWGEPSNILYTTSWETYDPDPWQAVNQHSEQRSSYAGWHDLVVTIDAGAITYYVDGQPFGTHDAQYLPERPMSINFNQWLIDLNGQTSTTPRSYDQQVDYVLHVKDQVLTPAEVAAKVAGYRAAGTGFVDEVPAA from the coding sequence ATGAGAAACCGACCCACCGCCGGCCGCGCCCGCCTGGCGCTCGCCCTGTCCGTTCTGCTGGGCGGCGGTGCCCTGACCGCCCTCCCCGCCCAGGCCGCTCCGGCCGCTCCGGCCGCTCCGGCCGCTCCGGCCGATCCGGCCGATCCGGCCGATCCGGCCGCCGACGGTCTCACCGTCCAGTACCGCACCAGCGCGAGCGGAGCCACCGCGGACCAGACGGAACCCTGGTTCAAGGTCCGCAACACCGGCTCGTCCACCGTGCGGCTGAGCCAGGTGAGGATCCGCTACTACTTCAAGGCGGACTCCCCGAACGCCTCCTACCGCTTCGCGTGCTCCTGGGCGGTGCGCGGCTGCGCCGCGGTCACCGGCACGTTCGGCACCCTGGGCAACCCGACGGCGACGGCCGATCGGTACCTGGAGATCGGCTTCACCTCGGCGGCGGGCACCCTGGCGCCCGGCGCTGACACCGGCGACCTGCAACTGCGCTTCTACCAGGGCAACTGGCAGCCGCTGCGGCAGAGCGACGACTACTCCTTCGGCGGCGGCCAGACCTCGTACGCGACCTGGGACAAGGTCACCGCCCAACTGGCCGGCGCCACCGTCTGGGGAACGGCTCCCGAGGGGAACGACCCCACGGACCCGACCGATCCGACCGACCCGACGGATCCGCCCGGCGGCGGCCAGACCCTGTTCGACGACTTCGACTACAGCTCGCACACGGATCCCGCGATCGCGGCCCACGGCTGGAGCGTGCGCTCCAACTCGGGCGGACCCGGCGTCCCCGGCGCCACGTGGGACCCGTCGAAGGTCACCTTCGTCTCCGCCGGAGGCAACTCGGTGATGAACCTGGAGACGTCCACGGCCGGCACCGGCGCGTCCACCACCCAGACCGAGGTCCTGACCAAGTCGACGAAGTTCAAGGACGGCACGTACGCGGCGCGGGTCAAGTTCGCCGACACGCCGAGGTCCGGGCCCGACGGGGACCATCTGGTGCAGACCTTCTTCACCATCAACGACCTCAAGGCGCCGATGGCCGACGACTACGCCGAGTACGACTTCGAGTACCTGCCGAACGGAGGGTGGGGCGAACCGTCGAACATCCTCTACACGACCTCCTGGGAGACCTACGACCCCGATCCCTGGCAGGCCGTCAACCAGCACTCCGAGCAGCGCAGCAGCTACGCCGGCTGGCACGACCTGGTGGTGACGATCGACGCCGGCGCCATCACCTACTACGTGGACGGGCAGCCGTTCGGCACGCATGACGCGCAGTACCTGCCGGAGCGGCCGATGTCGATCAACTTCAACCAGTGGCTGATCGACCTGAACGGCCAGACGTCGACGACGCCGCGCTCCTACGACCAGCAGGTCGACTACGTCCTGCACGTCAAGGACCAGGTGCTCACCCCGGCCGAGGTCGCGGCCAAGGTCGCCGGGTACCGCGCCGCCGGTACCGGGTTCGTGGACGAGGTGCCCGCCGCGTGA